A stretch of Rubinisphaera margarita DNA encodes these proteins:
- a CDS encoding right-handed parallel beta-helix repeat-containing protein, with translation MIPSCFRHPLPIVTSLLLLIGTFASPGFAAELFVHHTKGRDSSIGTREEPVQSLQRAIRLAEPGDQITLLPAGAIYRQAATLNGQTDLTIEGNGVTLEGADSLPTEGWELVRPGLNRRRLPRPQLDRHLLIIDGVAQRMGRTQSSAAPPFPTPDELKEGEFCFETIDEEAGWLYVRGSLENLEWAVRPNGIATGGTCERITIRNLNARHFLNDGFNIHGRCTGFVCENIQGYDCFDEGFSAHDLCECTIRKGSFWGNDNGIADVNEARTTYYDSVFYGNVNNDVLLLGVEHCLENCQIRNETTAAALVGGPRGMPPGPFELKLVNLRISGLAESPARVRLNGGTVHFQGGQLENVSLNLQGAEVVGEIPAQ, from the coding sequence ATGATCCCTTCCTGTTTCCGTCATCCTTTGCCGATCGTCACTTCGCTTCTGTTGCTGATCGGAACGTTCGCATCGCCCGGCTTCGCGGCCGAACTGTTCGTGCATCATACGAAAGGACGGGACTCCAGCATTGGAACTCGAGAGGAGCCCGTTCAGTCGCTGCAGCGAGCTATTCGACTGGCCGAGCCGGGGGATCAGATCACATTGTTGCCAGCCGGAGCGATTTATCGTCAGGCGGCCACGTTGAATGGCCAGACCGATCTGACGATCGAAGGCAACGGCGTCACCCTCGAGGGAGCGGATTCGTTGCCGACTGAGGGTTGGGAGCTGGTCAGGCCGGGCCTGAATCGGCGACGGCTCCCGCGTCCGCAATTGGACCGTCATCTGCTCATCATCGACGGCGTAGCGCAACGGATGGGGCGAACGCAGTCCTCAGCCGCTCCGCCGTTTCCGACTCCCGATGAACTCAAGGAAGGCGAGTTCTGCTTCGAAACAATCGATGAAGAGGCTGGCTGGCTGTATGTCCGGGGGAGTCTTGAGAACCTGGAATGGGCGGTGCGGCCCAATGGAATCGCGACCGGCGGAACATGCGAGCGGATTACGATCCGCAATCTCAACGCACGGCACTTTTTGAACGACGGCTTCAATATCCACGGACGCTGTACCGGGTTCGTCTGCGAGAACATTCAGGGCTACGACTGCTTCGACGAAGGTTTCAGCGCCCACGATCTCTGCGAGTGCACGATCCGTAAGGGGTCGTTCTGGGGAAACGACAACGGAATCGCCGATGTCAATGAGGCTCGTACGACGTATTACGACAGCGTGTTCTACGGAAACGTGAACAACGACGTTCTTTTGCTCGGAGTCGAACATTGTCTTGAGAATTGCCAGATCCGGAACGAGACCACCGCGGCGGCTCTTGTCGGCGGACCGAGAGGAATGCCACCGGGGCCGTTTGAACTCAAGCTCGTCAACCTGCGGATTTCGGGGCTGGCCGAGTCGCCAGCGCGTGTTCGCCTCAATGGCGGAACGGTTCACTTTCAGGGAGGACAGCTGGAGAATGTCTCGCTGAATTTGCAGGGAGCGGAGGTTGTTGGCGAAATTCCGGCACAATAG
- a CDS encoding DUF4112 domain-containing protein — MKNASATANSAIPEVKDRFHDFFRSAAKSPLVSKDEQTVLSSIEKLEYWLDDKYRVPGTNIRFGWDTILGLVPGAGDVLTAGIATYIVWNARRLNISRWTQMRMMGNIGIDFLIGAVPLAGDLFDVAFKANRKNLRLIKKEMSRKRPKV, encoded by the coding sequence ATGAAGAATGCATCTGCGACAGCGAATTCAGCGATTCCCGAAGTGAAGGACCGTTTTCACGACTTCTTTAGGAGCGCCGCGAAGTCGCCGCTGGTCAGTAAAGACGAACAGACCGTCCTCAGCTCGATTGAAAAACTGGAATACTGGCTGGACGACAAGTATCGCGTCCCGGGCACGAATATTCGATTCGGCTGGGACACAATTCTCGGCCTGGTGCCGGGAGCCGGTGATGTGCTTACGGCGGGGATTGCGACCTACATTGTCTGGAACGCGCGGAGGCTCAACATTTCCCGCTGGACCCAGATGCGAATGATGGGCAATATCGGGATCGACTTTCTGATTGGAGCCGTCCCGCTGGCGGGTGATCTGTTCGATGTGGCGTTCAAGGCCAACCGCAAGAATCTTCGCCTGATCAAAAAGGAAATGAGCCGCAAGCGGCCCAAGGTATAG
- a CDS encoding DUF1365 domain-containing protein yields the protein MSTTLQPTTKSAAKRSGTRSSCLYVGQVSHARLRPHRHSFRYSLFMAMIDLEELPELFDDYWLWSFSRWNVATFRRDDHLGAAEIPLDDAVRDLVEERLGLRPEGKILLLTHLRYFGFAMNPVSFYYCYDGNNDLVALVAEVNNTPWGEQHCYVHRWESDENGIHQQSEAKAFHVSPFMDMEMEYRWQVIQPDERLSVRIENVNEEGLLFSATLNMKRQPWRSRSLAGCLLRFPVMTLQVWMAIYWQALRLWMRQIRYVPHPQR from the coding sequence ATGAGCACGACTCTGCAGCCGACGACGAAGTCCGCCGCGAAACGATCGGGAACGCGATCGAGTTGCCTCTATGTGGGACAGGTCTCGCACGCCCGTTTGCGTCCCCACCGACATTCGTTTCGGTATTCGCTGTTCATGGCGATGATTGATCTGGAGGAACTGCCGGAGCTTTTCGATGACTACTGGCTCTGGTCATTTAGCCGATGGAACGTCGCGACGTTCCGCAGAGACGATCATCTCGGTGCCGCGGAAATTCCCCTCGATGACGCGGTTCGGGACCTCGTCGAAGAACGGCTGGGATTGCGGCCGGAAGGCAAAATCCTGTTGCTGACGCATCTGCGATACTTCGGTTTCGCGATGAATCCCGTGAGCTTCTATTATTGCTACGATGGTAACAACGATCTGGTGGCCCTCGTCGCCGAGGTCAACAATACACCCTGGGGCGAGCAGCACTGTTACGTTCATCGATGGGAATCGGATGAGAACGGGATCCATCAGCAGTCCGAAGCCAAAGCGTTTCACGTCTCTCCATTCATGGACATGGAGATGGAATACCGCTGGCAGGTCATCCAGCCTGACGAACGGCTCTCGGTACGAATTGAAAACGTGAATGAGGAAGGACTGCTTTTCTCGGCGACACTCAACATGAAAAGGCAGCCGTGGCGATCGAGATCGCTCGCCGGCTGCCTTTTGCGTTTTCCCGTAATGACTCTACAGGTCTGGATGGCGATTTACTGGCAGGCGCTCAGGCTGTGGATGCGACAGATCCGATACGTGCCGCACCCCCAACGTTGA
- a CDS encoding NAD(P)/FAD-dependent oxidoreductase: protein MRIAIIGSGISGLTCAYLLHRHHEITLFEANDYPGGHTHTVEVVEEDRAIPIDTGFIVYNDRTYPNFVNLLKELNVPTQPTRMGFSVRCHETNFEYNGESLLGLISDRRNLVRPRFYRMLRDVSRFYRDTAAYLRMHGEDDEQTVLEFAREKNYSDAFLKYHLLPMGAAIWSCDLQTFGEFPFRFVARFYENHGLVQLSDRPIWRTVTGGSRKYVARMTASFADRIRLNTPVAGVARTDDGVQVQTHTDTQSFDHVIFACHSDTALRIHQQPDAAEREILEDFPYTPNVAVLHTDTSVLPRYRRSWASWNYALYPDRDDIATLTYQMNILQSIESREVYCVTLNSSDLIDPSRICGEFHYDHPVFTVRRDQAQKRHAEMIDRGGFSYCGAYWRNGFHEDGVVSALAVCGKLGVTAEWNTA from the coding sequence TTGAGAATCGCGATCATTGGCTCTGGTATTTCTGGTCTGACATGCGCTTACCTGCTGCACCGTCACCATGAAATCACGCTCTTCGAAGCCAACGACTATCCCGGCGGGCATACTCACACAGTCGAGGTGGTGGAAGAGGACCGCGCGATTCCGATCGACACCGGCTTCATCGTTTATAACGACCGCACTTATCCCAACTTCGTAAACCTGCTCAAAGAACTCAACGTCCCGACCCAGCCGACACGCATGGGTTTCAGTGTTCGCTGTCACGAAACCAACTTCGAATACAATGGAGAATCCCTGCTCGGACTGATCTCCGATCGCCGCAATCTTGTTCGTCCACGCTTCTACCGCATGCTGCGGGACGTCAGTCGGTTCTATCGCGATACCGCGGCCTATCTGCGGATGCACGGCGAGGACGACGAACAGACCGTGCTTGAGTTCGCCCGCGAGAAGAACTACTCCGACGCGTTCCTTAAATACCATTTGTTGCCCATGGGAGCGGCAATCTGGTCGTGCGATCTGCAAACGTTCGGCGAGTTCCCCTTTCGCTTCGTCGCCCGCTTCTACGAGAACCATGGGCTCGTGCAGTTGTCTGATCGACCGATCTGGCGGACCGTGACAGGAGGGTCTCGAAAGTACGTCGCCCGGATGACTGCCAGCTTCGCCGATCGGATTCGCCTCAACACCCCCGTGGCTGGTGTTGCACGAACGGACGATGGAGTTCAGGTTCAAACTCACACGGACACGCAGTCATTCGATCATGTCATTTTCGCCTGCCACAGTGATACCGCTTTACGGATTCATCAGCAGCCCGACGCAGCGGAGCGGGAAATTCTGGAAGACTTTCCCTACACACCCAATGTCGCCGTTCTGCATACCGACACTTCGGTACTGCCTCGCTACCGGCGTTCGTGGGCGAGCTGGAATTACGCGCTCTACCCCGATCGCGATGACATCGCCACGTTGACCTATCAAATGAATATCCTGCAATCGATCGAGTCGCGTGAAGTCTACTGCGTGACACTCAACTCCAGTGACCTGATTGATCCCTCCCGCATCTGCGGTGAGTTTCACTATGATCACCCCGTCTTCACGGTCCGGCGGGATCAGGCCCAAAAGAGACACGCGGAGATGATCGATCGAGGAGGCTTCTCGTACTGCGGAGCGTACTGGCGAAACGGCTTCCATGAAGATGGGGTCGTCAGTGCCCTGGCGGTCTGCGGCAAACTCGGCGTCACTGCGGAATGGAACACAGCATGA
- a CDS encoding thioredoxin domain-containing protein, with protein sequence MRSINNATPFIRTLTLSLLLTLSAGSAFAQAPRLMQQDFQKAMAAARANNIPVLLHFYTDWCGPCRRMDQTVFSSPQLEPQMGGKIVLLKVNGDQAAELARNYGVDSYPTDVFIDSNGRMLAKLVGMASFQEFVRSGLEVADRYQKSQALVEARKNAGNDPAPTSMWKIHLGDEGELPSASPVSSQEKVDEHPQEALIEEPQSSHADEPEVVFLALDGFCAVSLHSRRNWVQGNARWASIFKKQRYQFAGQAEKEQFDSDPIQFAPRLLGCDPVIIWETDRALPGTTEFAAYYNDELYLFTSDENRRLFELDPERYTNTRHVLRPADVEATLIR encoded by the coding sequence ATGCGATCTATCAATAACGCGACGCCATTCATTCGCACTCTGACATTGTCACTCCTGTTGACTCTGTCCGCAGGGAGCGCATTCGCCCAGGCACCGCGGCTGATGCAGCAGGACTTCCAGAAAGCGATGGCGGCGGCTCGCGCAAACAACATTCCCGTGCTGCTGCACTTCTATACCGACTGGTGCGGACCGTGCCGGCGGATGGATCAGACGGTCTTCAGCTCTCCGCAGCTGGAACCGCAGATGGGCGGGAAGATCGTGCTGTTGAAAGTAAACGGAGACCAGGCCGCCGAGCTGGCCCGCAATTATGGGGTCGATTCGTATCCGACCGACGTCTTCATCGATTCCAACGGACGCATGCTGGCGAAACTGGTTGGCATGGCGTCGTTCCAGGAGTTCGTCCGCAGCGGGCTGGAAGTCGCAGACCGATATCAGAAATCACAGGCACTCGTCGAAGCTCGTAAGAACGCTGGAAATGATCCGGCTCCGACCTCGATGTGGAAGATTCATCTCGGCGACGAAGGCGAACTCCCTTCCGCCAGTCCAGTCAGTTCTCAGGAGAAGGTCGACGAACATCCGCAGGAAGCTCTGATTGAAGAGCCCCAGAGCAGCCACGCCGATGAACCGGAAGTCGTCTTCCTCGCGCTCGACGGGTTCTGCGCGGTCAGCCTGCACAGTCGACGAAACTGGGTGCAGGGCAATGCCCGCTGGGCGAGCATCTTCAAGAAGCAGCGCTACCAGTTCGCCGGACAAGCCGAAAAAGAACAATTCGATTCCGATCCGATTCAATTCGCACCGCGCCTGCTCGGCTGCGATCCGGTCATCATCTGGGAAACCGATCGGGCTCTGCCGGGAACAACGGAGTTTGCCGCCTACTACAACGACGAACTTTACCTGTTTACATCCGACGAGAACCGGCGACTGTTCGAGCTCGATCCGGAACGTTACACGAATACGCGACATGTGCTCCGACCGGCCGATGTGGAAGCGACTCTGATTCGGTAG
- the rho gene encoding transcription termination factor Rho, whose protein sequence is MPTESSSKSSRAPRSTKGRKKAKPEQETSVENASTTTVESSRDEASGGPEDFGVGVIEQADGPNDQSGGDNNASGEAGDDSPKRSRRRRRRRPGGREDGSSGGNTRNKNAGGGGGGDNNRGRGRSRGGRGGQRQQPPNRQSAKSNVASTGQPVNEISGTIEGVLELHPKGYGFMRDASVNYASQDSDAFVSSTTVEKYGLREGILIKGEVGPGSRGQGPRLHEIISIDGRTPEEYAEIKLFDSLTAINPFEQIKLETTPGIVTMRVMDLLTPIGKGQRALIVAPPRTGKTMLLQDIANSVSSNHPEVHLIVLLIDERPEEVTEMRRLVNGEVIASSMDRDVESHVRTSQLIIERGKRIAEAGGDVFILLDSITRTARAFNKWVGNTGRTMTGGLDVKAMDIPKKMFGTARRFDEGGSLTVVGTALIDTGSRMDDVIFQEFKGTGNMELVLSRELADRRIWPAIDITRSGTRREEKILDPNVMEGVTALRRALISMSATEAMEELTRRLAMFPSNKEFLAKIRSVL, encoded by the coding sequence ATGCCCACCGAGAGTTCCAGCAAGTCGAGTCGTGCTCCCCGTTCTACTAAAGGCCGCAAGAAAGCGAAGCCAGAACAGGAAACGTCGGTCGAAAACGCCTCCACAACGACGGTGGAGTCCAGTCGGGATGAAGCCTCAGGCGGACCGGAAGACTTCGGAGTCGGAGTGATTGAGCAGGCCGATGGCCCGAACGATCAGTCTGGCGGTGATAACAACGCCAGCGGTGAAGCCGGCGACGATTCTCCCAAGCGATCCCGTCGTCGACGTCGACGTCGCCCCGGCGGACGCGAAGATGGTTCCTCCGGTGGCAACACCCGCAACAAGAACGCGGGCGGCGGCGGAGGAGGAGACAACAATCGAGGCCGCGGACGCAGTCGCGGTGGTCGCGGGGGACAACGCCAGCAGCCGCCGAATCGACAGAGTGCGAAATCGAATGTCGCTTCGACTGGTCAGCCCGTGAACGAAATTTCGGGCACCATCGAAGGCGTTCTCGAACTGCACCCCAAGGGCTACGGCTTCATGCGGGATGCTTCGGTGAACTACGCCTCCCAGGATTCGGACGCCTTCGTCTCCAGTACCACTGTCGAGAAGTATGGTCTCCGTGAAGGAATTCTCATCAAGGGCGAAGTTGGCCCCGGTTCACGCGGCCAGGGTCCACGGCTGCACGAGATCATCAGCATTGATGGTCGGACGCCAGAAGAATACGCCGAGATTAAGCTCTTCGATTCGCTTACCGCCATCAACCCGTTCGAGCAGATCAAGCTCGAAACCACGCCGGGAATCGTCACGATGCGGGTCATGGACCTGCTCACGCCGATTGGAAAAGGGCAGCGGGCTTTGATTGTCGCCCCGCCTCGAACCGGTAAGACGATGCTTCTGCAGGATATCGCCAACTCGGTCAGTAGCAATCACCCCGAGGTTCACCTCATCGTGCTGCTGATCGATGAGCGACCGGAAGAAGTGACCGAAATGCGTCGGCTGGTGAACGGTGAAGTCATCGCTTCGTCGATGGACCGCGATGTCGAAAGTCACGTTCGCACCAGTCAGCTGATCATCGAACGCGGGAAGCGAATCGCCGAAGCCGGCGGAGATGTCTTTATTCTGCTCGACAGCATCACGCGAACGGCTCGTGCCTTCAACAAATGGGTCGGCAACACTGGTCGGACAATGACCGGTGGTCTCGACGTCAAGGCGATGGACATTCCGAAGAAAATGTTCGGTACCGCTCGCCGCTTCGACGAAGGTGGATCGCTCACCGTGGTCGGAACCGCTCTGATCGATACCGGCAGCCGGATGGACGACGTGATCTTCCAGGAGTTCAAGGGAACCGGCAACATGGAACTGGTCCTCAGTCGCGAACTGGCCGATCGCCGCATCTGGCCAGCCATCGATATCACCCGGTCGGGGACCCGCCGCGAAGAGAAGATTCTCGATCCGAATGTCATGGAAGGGGTCACGGCTCTGCGTCGGGCTCTGATTTCCATGAGTGCGACCGAGGCCATGGAAGAACTGACTCGTCGACTGGCGATGTTCCCGTCGAACAAAGAGTTCCTGGCCAAGATTCGCAGCGTGCTGTAA
- the thpR gene encoding RNA 2',3'-cyclic phosphodiesterase — protein sequence MPRLFTAIDFPEDVRRSLATVVPAASRQVRPVPTQNLHLTLHFLGEAEESAAVESLTGIESGSFSVTLADAGTFRGRDGKILWIGVENSSELQGLYSAAGARLSKAGFRLEKRPYSPHITVARTRRPGDNRAVEEFLDSARELPPLAVPVSALHLYRSTLTSRGSHYELVESFPLPVSREDA from the coding sequence ATGCCTCGACTGTTCACAGCAATCGATTTTCCTGAGGACGTACGAAGGTCCCTCGCCACGGTTGTGCCCGCTGCCTCTCGACAGGTCCGTCCGGTTCCGACGCAGAATCTGCATCTGACGCTGCACTTCCTCGGCGAAGCGGAGGAGTCCGCTGCAGTGGAGTCACTGACCGGGATCGAATCTGGATCGTTTTCCGTCACGCTGGCCGACGCGGGAACTTTTCGGGGACGCGACGGGAAGATCCTCTGGATCGGAGTCGAGAATAGCAGCGAACTGCAGGGCCTTTACTCTGCTGCGGGAGCACGACTTTCGAAGGCCGGGTTTCGTCTGGAGAAACGACCGTATTCTCCACACATCACGGTAGCGAGAACGCGACGGCCGGGTGATAATCGGGCCGTGGAAGAGTTTCTCGATTCGGCCCGGGAACTGCCGCCGCTGGCCGTCCCGGTGTCGGCCCTTCATCTCTATCGCAGCACGCTGACGAGCAGAGGATCGCACTATGAACTCGTCGAATCATTCCCGCTGCCGGTCAGCCGCGAAGATGCGTAG
- a CDS encoding PspA/IM30 family protein, which yields MPYFSRLTDIVTCSLTALLNEADNPQEALQDIIREMEGGLAGAQRSVQSARQNEERLQTELEQSRQQVEHFDAEALRLLKGNDENAARMALYRKKEASDLTAGLQQQVAVAHSTYQALMTTYRALEARLAEARRKLNEYGLSESEESRFDELTDTAHQMRQSEVEEELAALKQRLDQS from the coding sequence ATGCCCTACTTCAGTCGATTGACCGATATCGTAACCTGCAGTCTCACAGCACTGCTGAACGAAGCCGACAATCCCCAGGAAGCTCTTCAGGACATTATCCGTGAGATGGAAGGCGGCCTGGCCGGAGCCCAGCGCTCGGTCCAGTCGGCCCGACAGAACGAGGAACGCCTGCAGACAGAGCTCGAACAGTCGCGTCAGCAGGTGGAGCACTTCGACGCGGAAGCCCTGCGACTGCTGAAGGGGAACGACGAAAACGCCGCCCGCATGGCGCTCTATCGCAAGAAAGAAGCCAGCGACCTTACTGCGGGCCTCCAGCAGCAGGTGGCGGTCGCTCATTCCACCTATCAGGCGTTGATGACCACGTATCGGGCGCTCGAAGCCCGACTGGCCGAAGCCCGTCGTAAGTTGAATGAATACGGACTGTCGGAGTCAGAGGAGTCACGCTTCGATGAACTGACCGACACCGCTCACCAGATGCGACAGAGTGAAGTCGAAGAGGAACTGGCCGCCCTCAAGCAGCGACTCGATCAGTCCTGA
- a CDS encoding HAD family hydrolase: MSRLFLFDVDGTLLTSGQAGQSAMEEALLLEFGKSIDECDISYAGRTDRAIMTDLMAWHHIENTPENFLRFQTRYFELLPRHLSDGRGIVLPGVTSVLDAINVESNDWTGLLTGNFEHSGWLKVRHFELDHHFSFGAFGDHHVDRDDVARLASEAGLERHGDRLKEVWVIGDTPADVKCGRAIGARVMAVATGHYSVEELSACEPDVAVADMSQHDEILEALLG, from the coding sequence ATGTCTCGCTTATTTCTCTTCGATGTGGATGGCACGCTCCTGACTTCCGGCCAGGCTGGACAGTCGGCCATGGAGGAAGCGTTGCTGCTGGAATTCGGCAAGTCGATTGACGAGTGCGATATCTCCTACGCCGGCCGCACTGATCGGGCGATCATGACCGATCTGATGGCGTGGCATCACATTGAAAACACGCCGGAGAATTTCCTGCGATTTCAGACGCGCTATTTCGAGTTGCTGCCGAGACATCTTTCGGATGGACGGGGCATTGTGTTGCCCGGCGTCACTTCGGTTCTCGATGCGATCAACGTCGAGTCGAATGACTGGACCGGACTGCTGACCGGGAACTTCGAACACAGCGGCTGGCTCAAGGTTCGTCATTTCGAACTCGATCATCATTTCAGCTTTGGAGCTTTCGGCGATCATCACGTCGATCGCGATGATGTCGCTCGGCTCGCTTCTGAAGCGGGTCTCGAACGTCACGGCGACCGTCTGAAAGAGGTCTGGGTCATCGGCGATACACCGGCTGACGTGAAGTGCGGCCGTGCCATCGGAGCCCGCGTTATGGCGGTGGCCACGGGACATTACAGCGTCGAAGAACTTTCCGCCTGTGAACCCGACGTCGCCGTCGCCGACATGAGCCAGCACGACGAAATCCTGGAAGCACTGCTCGGATAG
- a CDS encoding sigma-54-dependent transcriptional regulator — translation MKNTLGNLLIVDDDRHILEAMADYLRRLGYRTETAATCQSAIDRMQEFPFDGVVCDVNLPDQDGFYLLDWATKNKPETPIIMLTGYGTIESAVEAIRIGAFDYLTKPVIDDELNLSIQRAIGQKRIVEENKNLKAQLDQKYGLANVIGRDYKMAKMFDLIESVAETRTTVLILGENGTGKTMTARAIHQLSDRRDKPFVEVACGALPDSLLESELFGHVQGAFTGASHEKMGKFLQADGGTIFLDEIATASPQLQVKLLRVLQDREFEPVGGTKTHKVNVRLVLATNENLEERVADGTFRQDLFYRINVISLTQPPLRERVGDIPLLADHYLQQFVEQIGKPIQGFDEHAIQLLQRYSWPGNVRELVNVVERAVVLANSKTITAADLPETIHKQIDAGKLAAHFGGNSLKSALANPERQILIEALEANGWNRQQTATMLGVNRTTLYKKMKKFDITFESCHA, via the coding sequence ATGAAGAACACCCTTGGTAACCTGCTCATCGTCGATGATGATCGTCATATTCTGGAAGCCATGGCCGACTACCTGCGTCGCCTCGGCTACCGCACGGAAACTGCGGCGACCTGCCAGTCCGCCATCGATCGGATGCAGGAATTCCCATTCGACGGCGTCGTCTGCGATGTGAATCTCCCAGATCAGGACGGATTCTATCTGCTCGACTGGGCCACGAAGAACAAGCCGGAAACGCCGATCATCATGCTGACCGGTTACGGCACGATCGAAAGTGCGGTCGAAGCGATCCGTATCGGAGCTTTCGACTATCTGACCAAACCGGTCATCGATGACGAGCTTAATCTGTCGATCCAGCGGGCCATCGGCCAGAAGCGGATCGTCGAAGAAAACAAGAACCTCAAGGCTCAACTCGATCAGAAATACGGCCTGGCCAACGTCATCGGTCGCGATTACAAAATGGCGAAGATGTTCGACCTGATCGAAAGCGTCGCCGAAACCCGAACGACCGTGTTGATTCTCGGCGAAAACGGTACCGGTAAGACGATGACCGCCCGGGCCATTCATCAGCTCAGCGACCGCCGCGACAAGCCGTTCGTGGAAGTCGCCTGCGGTGCCCTGCCCGATTCCCTGCTCGAAAGCGAACTGTTCGGCCATGTTCAGGGAGCCTTTACCGGAGCCTCGCACGAGAAGATGGGGAAGTTCCTTCAGGCCGATGGTGGCACCATCTTCCTCGATGAAATCGCGACTGCGTCGCCTCAACTCCAGGTCAAACTGCTGCGAGTGTTACAGGATCGGGAGTTCGAACCGGTCGGCGGCACCAAGACACACAAGGTCAACGTCCGGCTGGTTCTCGCGACCAACGAGAACCTTGAAGAGCGTGTTGCCGATGGAACATTCCGTCAGGACCTGTTCTATCGCATCAACGTCATCTCCCTGACGCAGCCACCGCTGCGGGAACGAGTCGGCGACATTCCGCTGCTCGCAGACCATTACCTGCAGCAGTTCGTCGAGCAGATCGGCAAGCCGATTCAGGGCTTCGATGAACACGCCATTCAACTGCTGCAGCGTTACTCGTGGCCTGGTAACGTGCGTGAGCTGGTCAACGTTGTGGAACGCGCCGTGGTGCTCGCCAACAGCAAAACGATCACAGCTGCTGACCTGCCGGAAACGATTCACAAGCAGATTGACGCCGGAAAGCTGGCGGCTCACTTCGGCGGCAACTCGCTGAAATCCGCCCTGGCCAATCCGGAACGCCAGATCCTGATCGAAGCCCTCGAAGCCAATGGCTGGAACCGTCAGCAGACGGCCACCATGCTCGGTGTGAACCGAACGACTCTCTACAAGAAGATGAAGAAGTTCGACATCACCTTCGAGTCCTGCCACGCATAA
- a CDS encoding universal stress protein, which produces MISLSKILVGVDLSHDDRLISDDLSVQCEQAVQKGIKLAGASGGELTFFTALDISEQAIHLIQLESGEEKCKIRMEAERVLGTLAARAQEAGVKTVNIVVAYGNSADTLIREVVQNNHSLVVIGRKSRSTFVQYLFGRTAVKLLRKCPVPVYVAKPDPTRPVESVLAADDFSETGEDVLNVAVQVARMFDLRLHVVHVVESGDDYKLAGSGITLEDLNKLHDEQTESAETMQADRLAQTDFRTIEAGAMVHIEKGTPEVVIAEKLREHEVDLLVIGTVGRSGLSAMFLGNTAERLLNELDCSLLAVKPRNFGSPIKA; this is translated from the coding sequence ATGATTTCCTTATCCAAAATTCTGGTGGGCGTAGACCTGTCCCACGATGATCGTCTCATCAGTGATGATCTCTCGGTCCAGTGCGAACAGGCCGTTCAGAAGGGGATCAAGCTCGCCGGAGCCTCCGGAGGAGAGCTCACATTCTTCACAGCTCTCGATATCTCCGAGCAGGCGATCCACCTCATCCAGCTCGAAAGTGGCGAGGAGAAGTGCAAGATTCGCATGGAGGCTGAACGCGTGCTCGGAACGCTCGCGGCTCGAGCCCAGGAAGCCGGCGTGAAGACGGTCAATATCGTGGTCGCCTACGGAAACAGTGCCGACACCCTCATTCGCGAGGTTGTCCAGAACAATCATTCGCTGGTCGTGATCGGACGGAAGTCCCGTTCGACGTTCGTGCAGTATCTGTTCGGGCGGACGGCTGTGAAACTGCTGCGGAAGTGTCCGGTGCCGGTTTACGTCGCCAAGCCTGATCCGACCCGTCCGGTCGAAAGTGTGCTCGCCGCAGATGATTTCTCCGAGACCGGAGAAGACGTTCTCAATGTGGCCGTCCAGGTCGCTCGGATGTTCGATCTGCGTCTGCATGTCGTGCATGTGGTCGAATCGGGAGATGATTACAAACTCGCTGGCAGCGGGATTACACTCGAAGATCTCAACAAACTGCACGACGAGCAGACTGAGAGTGCGGAGACGATGCAGGCCGATCGACTGGCTCAGACCGATTTTCGAACCATCGAAGCCGGGGCGATGGTTCACATCGAGAAGGGCACGCCGGAAGTTGTTATTGCGGAAAAACTGCGTGAGCACGAAGTCGATCTGCTGGTCATCGGCACGGTCGGTCGTTCCGGTCTTTCGGCAATGTTCCTGGGGAATACGGCCGAACGTCTGCTGAACGAACTCGACTGCTCTCTGCTGGCGGTGAAGCCGCGGAACTTCGGCAGCCCTATCAAGGCTTGA